TCAACCGGGCCGGGCTTCCATGAGTTGGGGCAGTTCGGTGGGTAAGGTCAGCCGGCGGGTTCGGTGTGGTACCGGGTTCGCGAGCAAGCTCGCTCCTACGAAGGACGCACCCGTGCATACCTGTAGGAGCGAGCTTGCTCGCGAACAGGGCATGCTGCCTCGGCGAAATGCACCGCCAGTCGAAAGACAGGAGCATTCAGGACGAGCCGGACGGCAGACTGCTCCGACCTTAATCCAGGGAAAGATCGTCATGTCCGAATTGCTGAGTTTCGCCAAGGGCGCGCTGGCCATGTTCTGGCTCGCCGCCGTCCTCAATCTCGCCTACCCCTTCGGCGAGTTGCATCGCCCGTTGCTGTGGGTGTCCGGCGTGATGCTGCTGGCGCATGTCGGCGAGGTATTGCTGCTGGCGCGCGGTCGTTCGCTGGGCGAGCAGTTGCAGGTTTTGCTGTTCGGCGTGCTGCACCTGCAGAGCCGCCGCCAGCGCCGCCTGGAAACTGTAAACGGCTGATTTACCGAAGCTTTACCTTGCAGCACCGCACCGGCGCCTGACCGAAGTGTCTGATCCTGCGAGACCGGAAGAAGTATCGCCCCGCATTCCGGCGAGGGCCGCCGGCTCGTTTCAGGAGGCGCCATGCGTCGCATCTTCGCTGCTGTACTGCTCATCCTTCCATTGACCGGTTGCGTGATCCATGAGCACGACCACGATCGCGGCTGGCATGACCGCGACTGGAATGACCGCCCGCACCGTGATTACCGCCGGGACTACCACGACCGCGATCACGATCGCTACAAGGGCTGGAGCCGCTGAGCCGTGGCGGTCAGGGCGCGGCGCGAAACGCCGCGTCCTCCTCCAGCAACAACGCGACGAACTGGTTGGCCGCAGGCGATAGGCTGCGGCTGGCATGACGCACCAGGGCATAGGCGGAGCCGCGCGCGGAAGCATCGTCGCGGTTGGGCCAGGGCAGCACGGCCAAGCGCCCGGCCTGTACGTCTTCGGCCACCACGTCCCAGGTGGCGAGGCAGAGTACGTCGCTGCCTTTCACCAGCTCCTTGAGCATCAGTACGTCATCGCATTGCACGCTCAGCGGTTGCTCACGCCCGAGGTTCCGGGCCAGGCGCTCCTGAGCGTCGCGCGGCAGGCGCGGGCCGGCCAGCGGGTAGTCGAGCAGGCGTTCGACCGAGGGCCGCGTGTCGATCAGGGGATGCCCCGGCCGGCAGAACAGTACGCTGCGATGTACACGCAGCGGCAGGATGTCGAGGCGGCTGTCGCCTTCCAGCTCGCGGTAGTCGGCGATGAAGAGCTCCAGCTCATCGTCCAGCAGACGCTGGTGCAGCTCGATCCAGTTCTCGATGGAAAGCAGGATCGACACTCGCGGGTGCGCGCTGCTGTAGCGCGCGAGCACCTGCGGCATCAGCCGCGCGGCGGGGAAGGGGCCGGCGCCCAGGCGCAGTTCGCCGGTTTCCAGGTCCGCCAGTTGCAGCACGGCGTTCTTCAGGGCGCGGTCGCCGGCCAGCAGGCGGCGGGCATGCTCCAGCACCAACCGGCCGTGGGCGGTGAGGGTGACGCCGCGTGGGTTGCGGTCCACCAGCTGGCAGTTCAACCGCCCCTCCAGCGCCTGGATGCTGCGGGACAGGGCGGGTTGGCTGAGGTTCACCGCATCGGCGGCACGGGCGAAATGGCCGTGTTCGGCGAGAGCGACGAAATGGCGTAGCTGGCGAAGGTCGTTCATGCGGTTTCTGCATTGATTGTTTGGTTGGAATGCATTGGAATTATGATAGAAACGACCGGCATAGTGCGAGCACAACAACAAATACCGGAGTTCATCGATGTCCCGCCTTTCCGCCGCCATCCTGCTGGCCAGCCTTTGTCCGGGCCTGCTCGCCGCCGCCGAGCTACCCAAGCCGCCCACCGAGTTCACCCTCGCCGCCCAGCAGAAGGTGCGCGAGACGCTGCCGTTTTCCGACCGCGCCGATTTCGATCGCGTGGAGAAGGGGCTGCTCAAGCGCCCGGACAACCTGGTGATCAAGAACGAGGACGGCAGCGTCGCCTGGCAACTGGGCAGCTATGACTTCCTCAATAGCGGCAAGGATATCGGCAGCGTCAACCCGAGCCTGCAGCGCCAGGCCGTGCTGAACCTGAAGTACGGCCTGTACAAGGTCACCGACGGCATCTACCAGGTGCGCGGCTTCGACCTGGCCAACATCACCTTCGTCGAGGGCAAGAGCGGCTGGATCGTCATCGACACCCTGACCACCCCGGCCACCGCCAAGGCGGCCTATGCGCTGGTCAGCCAGGAGCTGGGACAGAAGCCGATCCGCGCGGTCATCTATACCCACGCCCACGTCGACCATTTCGGCGGGGTGAAGGGGCTGGTGACCCCGGAGCAGGTCGACAAGGGCGAGGTGCAGATCATCGCGCCCAAAGGCTTCATGGAGGCGGCCATCAAGGAGAACGTGCTGGCCGGCAACGCCATGATCCGTCGCGCCACCTACCAGTACGGCACCCTGCTGCCCAAGGGCGAGCAGGGCCAGGTCGACATGGCCATCGGCAAGGGCGTGGCGCGCGGGCCGTTGAGCATCCTCGCACCGACCAAGGTCATCGAGGGCGACCTGCAGGAGCTGGAGATCG
This Pseudomonas sp. ATCC 13867 DNA region includes the following protein-coding sequences:
- a CDS encoding DUF1145 domain-containing protein; amino-acid sequence: MSELLSFAKGALAMFWLAAVLNLAYPFGELHRPLLWVSGVMLLAHVGEVLLLARGRSLGEQLQVLLFGVLHLQSRRQRRLETVNG
- a CDS encoding LysR family transcriptional regulator, whose product is MNDLRQLRHFVALAEHGHFARAADAVNLSQPALSRSIQALEGRLNCQLVDRNPRGVTLTAHGRLVLEHARRLLAGDRALKNAVLQLADLETGELRLGAGPFPAARLMPQVLARYSSAHPRVSILLSIENWIELHQRLLDDELELFIADYRELEGDSRLDILPLRVHRSVLFCRPGHPLIDTRPSVERLLDYPLAGPRLPRDAQERLARNLGREQPLSVQCDDVLMLKELVKGSDVLCLATWDVVAEDVQAGRLAVLPWPNRDDASARGSAYALVRHASRSLSPAANQFVALLLEEDAAFRAAP